From a single Lichenicola cladoniae genomic region:
- a CDS encoding CBS domain-containing protein yields MLDDASAIMTREVYSVTPDATIAAIARVLATHDISAVPVCDQSGVLVGLVSEGDLLRPFGESNRLRRAWWLSLIAEGNDLAPEFTDYVRQDHRQARDVMTTPVITAPDTATLPQLSDLLTRHRIKRLPILRNGRMVGIVSRADLVRAISQMPANTGERTEL; encoded by the coding sequence ATGTTGGACGACGCATCTGCAATAATGACCCGTGAAGTCTATTCTGTCACTCCCGATGCCACTATAGCGGCCATCGCTAGGGTCCTAGCGACACACGATATCAGCGCGGTGCCGGTCTGTGATCAGTCCGGTGTCCTTGTCGGCTTGGTAAGCGAAGGTGACCTGCTGCGCCCCTTTGGTGAAAGCAACCGGCTGAGACGTGCTTGGTGGTTGTCCCTAATTGCCGAAGGAAATGACCTAGCTCCGGAATTTACCGACTACGTGCGTCAGGATCATCGTCAGGCTCGCGACGTGATGACGACTCCCGTTATCACTGCCCCAGACACGGCCACACTGCCCCAACTGTCCGATTTGCTGACCCGTCACCGCATCAAGCGGCTACCGATCCTGCGGAACGGCCGGATGGTGGGGATCGTCAGCCGTGCAGACCTAGTGCGTGCCATTTCGCAAATGCCGGCAAATACCGGGGAGCGGACGGAATTATAG
- a CDS encoding NAD(P)/FAD-dependent oxidoreductase has protein sequence MDAIAAPLDCLVIGGGPAGLTAATYLGRFRRRVTVIDKGWSRAEWITRSRNVPGFPAGVGGPVLLDLMRSQARCYDAELQLGTIDTLSRGSDGLFTARLANTQLTAHTVLLASGVVENKPPLAHLADAVKRGLIRTCPVCDGYEAIDKCIAVFGNGEHAARETLFLRTYSSRISLLLTLADTAALSDQTKAALEAAGIELNHVVVGSVGIDQDGITVLSAEDGRQHHFDLVYSAFGMTPQSSLAAALSARVNELGRLFVNEHQQTSVQGLYAAGDLVRGLNQISVAAGEAAIAATAIHNSLPRSFASQIA, from the coding sequence ATGGACGCCATCGCCGCGCCCCTCGACTGTCTTGTGATCGGCGGCGGCCCAGCAGGCCTCACGGCGGCAACATACCTAGGCCGCTTTCGCCGGCGCGTAACGGTAATTGACAAAGGCTGGAGTCGCGCTGAATGGATCACGCGCAGCCGCAACGTTCCGGGGTTCCCCGCCGGAGTGGGCGGCCCGGTGCTACTCGACCTCATGCGAAGCCAGGCGCGCTGCTATGATGCTGAACTTCAGCTCGGCACGATCGACACCCTGAGTCGGGGTTCAGACGGGCTGTTCACCGCCAGACTGGCAAATACGCAGCTCACTGCTCACACGGTTCTGCTCGCCAGCGGTGTTGTTGAAAACAAGCCGCCATTAGCGCATCTTGCCGATGCGGTGAAGCGCGGCTTGATCCGGACCTGTCCAGTCTGTGATGGTTATGAAGCGATCGACAAGTGTATCGCCGTCTTCGGCAACGGGGAGCATGCTGCCAGAGAGACGCTCTTTCTTCGCACATATTCGTCGCGGATCTCGCTGCTGCTCACACTTGCAGATACGGCAGCCCTATCTGATCAAACGAAGGCGGCATTAGAAGCAGCCGGGATCGAACTCAACCATGTGGTTGTTGGCTCGGTCGGCATCGATCAGGACGGCATCACTGTACTAAGCGCCGAAGATGGGCGACAACACCACTTCGACTTGGTCTATTCGGCGTTCGGGATGACACCCCAGAGCTCACTGGCTGCGGCGCTTTCCGCACGTGTCAACGAACTCGGACGTCTTTTCGTCAACGAACATCAGCAGACGTCAGTCCAAGGGCTCTACGCCGCCGGCGATCTCGTGCGCGGTCTAAACCAAATCAGCGTTGCTGCGGGCGAAGCAGCGATCGCAGCGACAGCAATTCACAATAGCCTACCGCGGTCGTTCGCGTCTCAAATTGCGTAA